A single window of Hippocampus zosterae strain Florida chromosome 15, ASM2543408v3, whole genome shotgun sequence DNA harbors:
- the skila gene encoding ski-like protein yields MASTQTSLKSPFKGLSSFKGGTKRLCRERLEDAPIKKRVMAEIKLKRRGLESFHKAAKVKREHADEPQQQQQPQLDGRDADTDGESHGKALDLSPGLKHTLAQFTLSSQSSLGGPAAFSARGGPEPSRAGTPPPPSPPVPGGGPLLVPCDSSTELTHSLLEGESISCFVVGGEKRLCLPQVLNSVLRDFSLQQINTVCDELYVYCSRCDGEQLHILKVLGILPFNAPSCGLITLTDAQRLCNALLRPGAEPSGRGPPKDSRAGFRVEHRCLGKCRGLFLPQLYARPQAPCVQCVECHLLFSPQEFVMHSHKSPDKRTCHWGFDSAKWPRYLQLARKYRGSPEEAELERLLDQVKGKFHYRLKRKAAAADDDQENQARKSSADLCPPGGKPAEAEPARKVKMSPSAAYDQLFPDIKEEPGHPALVHPSYYLYTYDKMLAPNVSLRTEAEMSREILGALLKHQYGGGAPQHQQPPVDLHASPAPAEEAKCQGAAAERERRARAVSMETSVPSGSPPPSPVHPADADAGRAADMTSGGPEDDKDRIVVEIVQMYGRQQEKLNSTLHKQLQLEMELEALRGGEAARLRQLSAEQRELRSELEAAHSEQARQLGRARREQLELETRLERLRRQTCACEPAAGRQQEARYAAQLSDLRQRLERAEADRRELQEELRREREAREDLERSVAQLKRQMARSAAAVPAGGSPSPPLTPSTGPPNAHSPASSSPSSSSSFSEAPK; encoded by the exons ATGGCCAGCACCCAGACCAGCTTGAAGAGCCCCTTCAAAGGCCTGAGCTCCTTCAAAGGCGGCACGAAGCGCCTGTGCCGCGAGCGTCTGGAGGACGCGCCCATCAAGAAGCGAGTCATGGCCGAGATCAAGCTCAAGCGCCGCGGCTTGGAGTCCTTCCATAAGGCGGCCAAGGTGAAGCGGGAGCACGCGGACgagccgcagcagcagcagcagccgcagCTTGACGGCCGCGACGCCGACACGGACGGCGAGTCGCACGGCAAAGCGCTGGACCTGAGCCCGGGGCTCAAACACACGCTGGCCCAGTTCACGCTGAGCAGCCAGAGCTCCCTCGGGGGGCCGGCCGCCTTCTCGGCGCGCGGCGGGCCGGAGCCTTCGCGCGCCGGCACGCCCCCGCCGCCCTCCCCGCCCGTCCCGGGAGGAGGCCCTCTGCTGGTGCCCTGCGACAGTTCCACGGAGCTCACCCACTCGCTGCTGGAGGGCGAGTCCATCTCCTGCTTCGTGGTGGGCGGCGAGAAGCGGCTGTGCCTGCCGCAGGTGCTCAACTCGGTGCTGCGCGACTTCTCGCTGCAGCAGATCAACACGGTGTGCGACGAGCTCTACGTGTACTGCTCGCGCTGCGACGGCGAGCAGCTGCACATCCTCAAGGTGCTGGGCATCCTGCCCTTCAACGCGCCGTCCTGCGGCCTCATCACGCTGACGGACGCGCAGCGGCTGTGCAACGCGCTGCTGCGCCCCGGCGCCGAGCCCTCGGGCCGGGGCCCGCCCAAAGACAGCCGGGCCGGCTTCCGGGTGGAGCACCGCTGCCTGGGCAAGTGCCGGGGCCTGTTCCTGCCGCAGTTGTACGCGCGGCCCCAGGCGCCCTGCGTCCAGTGCGTGGAGTGCCACCTGCTCTTCTCGCCGCAGGAGTTTGTCATGCATTCGCACAAGTCGCCCGACAAGAGGACCTGCCACTGGGGGTTCGACTCGGCCAAGTGGCCCCGCTACCTGCAGCTGGCCAGGAAGTACCGCGGCTCGCCCGAGGAGGCCGAGCTCGAGCGGCTGCTGGACCAGGTCAAGGGCAAGTTCCACTACCGGCTCAAGAGG AAGGCGGCCGCGGCAGATGACGACCAGGAGAACCAAGCGCGCAAATCCTCCGCGGACCTCTGCCCCCCCGGCGGCAAGCCGGCTGAAGCCGAGCCCGCGAGAAAG GTTAAGATGTCGCCCAGCGCGGCGTACGATCAGCTTTTCCCGGACATCAAGGAGGAGCCGGGACACCCCGCCCTGGTCCACCCGAG CTACTACCTGTACACATACGATAAGATGCTGGCTCCCAACGTGTCCCTGCGCACGGAGGCGGAGATGAGCCGCGAGATACTCGGCGCGCTGCTCAAACATCAATACGGCGGAGGAGCGCCGCAGCACCAGCAGCCCCCCGTGG ATCTCCACGCGTCGCCTGCGCCGGCCGAGGAGGCCAAATGCCAAggcgccgccgccgagcggGAACGCCGAGCCCGGGCGGTTTCCATGGAGACGAGCGTCCCGAGCGGcagccctcctccttctcccgtTCATCCCGCGGACGCAGACGCCGGACGCGCCGCCGACATGACGTCGGGCGGGCCGGAGGACGACAAGGACAGGATCGTGGTGGAGAtcgtgcagatgtacggcaggcagcaggagaagctcaactccaccctgCACAAGCAGCTGCAACTGGAGATG GAGCTGGAGGCCTTGCGCGGCGGCGAGGCGGCGCGGCTCCGCCAGTTGAGCGCCGAGCAGCGGGAGCTGCGCAGCGAGCTGGAGGCGGCGCACAGCGAGCAGGCGCGTCAGCTCGGCCGGGCCCGCCGcgagcagctggagctggagACGCGTCTGGAGCGCCTTCGGCGGCAGACGTGTGCTTGCGAACCCGCCGCCGGCCGCCAGCAGGAGGCGCGTTACGCCGCCCAG TTGTCGGATCTTCGCCAGAGGCTGGAACGCGCCGAGGCCGACCGGCGGGAGCTGCAGGAGGAGCTGAGACGCGAGCGGGAGGCGCGCGAGGACCTGGAGCGCAGCGTGGCCCAGCTCAAGCGGCAGATGGCCCGGTCGGCCGCCGCCGTCCCCGCCGGGGGCAGCCCCTCGCCTCCCCTCACCCCGTCCACCGGGCCCCCCAACGCCCATtcgcccgcctcctcctccccgtcctcatcctcctccttctcggAGGCCCCAAAGTAA